One genomic region from Methanomassiliicoccales archaeon encodes:
- a CDS encoding inorganic phosphate transporter, with the protein MELVLFVFAISAIVLALVFSFTNGFHDASSTVATLIACGAATPRRAVVMSAAWGFAGAMLGGTAVALTMLGLLSIPLGNTLVYVMFATLIGAVAWNLVTWVGGIPSSSTHALVGGLIGAGIASSGLDNVNWGLDELISSGHMVGITKVVIFLFISVGIGFVGGFLVMKVTKVLLRNAKRRINRPLMMSQYLTSGLLSFSHGANDAQKAMGMMILVIASAGWAPDTNIPLWVMLASAIAMTAGTLGGGWKIMRTLGRGIFRIRPIHSFDSQVASTSAILLSTAVGAPVSSTHAVASSIIGVGAADNARMVQWSVGKDMVVSWLLTMPLTAFVSGLIYIILKGGLNI; encoded by the coding sequence ATGGAGCTTGTCCTTTTCGTGTTTGCCATATCGGCGATAGTGCTCGCCCTGGTTTTCTCGTTCACCAACGGGTTCCATGATGCCAGTTCCACGGTGGCGACCTTGATCGCCTGCGGAGCGGCCACGCCGAGAAGGGCTGTGGTCATGTCGGCCGCCTGGGGATTCGCCGGTGCCATGCTCGGCGGTACTGCCGTAGCGCTCACTATGCTGGGCTTGCTCTCCATACCTTTGGGGAACACCCTCGTCTACGTCATGTTCGCGACCCTGATAGGGGCGGTGGCCTGGAACCTAGTCACCTGGGTCGGGGGGATACCGTCCTCATCGACCCATGCGCTGGTCGGAGGCCTCATCGGTGCCGGGATAGCCTCATCAGGCTTGGACAATGTGAACTGGGGGTTGGACGAGCTGATATCCTCCGGTCACATGGTCGGAATAACCAAAGTGGTCATCTTCCTTTTCATATCGGTGGGGATCGGTTTTGTCGGCGGGTTCCTGGTCATGAAGGTCACCAAGGTCCTGCTGCGCAACGCCAAGAGGCGGATCAACCGTCCGTTAATGATGTCCCAATATCTCACGTCCGGCCTGCTCTCCTTCAGCCATGGCGCCAATGATGCCCAGAAGGCCATGGGAATGATGATCCTGGTCATCGCCTCGGCCGGATGGGCGCCGGATACGAACATCCCCCTCTGGGTCATGCTTGCCAGTGCGATCGCCATGACGGCAGGGACGTTGGGCGGGGGATGGAAGATCATGAGGACGTTGGGGCGCGGCATCTTCCGCATCCGACCGATACACAGCTTCGACTCGCAGGTAGCATCTACATCGGCCATCTTGCTTTCCACCGCTGTCGGTGCTCCGGTCTCGTCCACCCACGCGGTCGCCTCGAGCATCATCGGGGTGGGGGCGGCGGACAACGCCAGGATGGTGCAGTGG